In a genomic window of Mus caroli unplaced genomic scaffold, CAROLI_EIJ_v1.1 scaffold_14469_1, whole genome shotgun sequence:
- the LOC110288420 gene encoding Ig kappa chain V19-17-like: MGIKMESQTQVFVFMLLWLSGVDGDIVMTQSQKFMSTSVGDRVSIPCKASQNVGNGIAWYQQKPGQSPKALIYLASNRHTGVPDRFTGSGSGTDFTLTISNVQSEDLADYFCQQYSSYPLTVLQPPT, translated from the exons ATGGGCATCAAGATGGAGTCACAGACTCAAGTCTTTGTATTCATGTTGCTCTGGCTGTCTG GTGTGGATGGAGACATTGTGatgacccagtctcaaaaattcATGTCCACATCAGTAGGAGACAGGGTCAGCATCCCCTGCAAGGCCAGTCAGAATGTGGGTAATGGTATAGCCTGGTATCAACAGAAACCAGGACAATCTCCTAAAGCACTGATTTACTTGGCATCCAACCGGCACACTGGAGTCCCTGATCGCTTCACAGGCAGTGGATCTGGGACAGATTTCACTCTCACCATCAGCAATGTGCAGTCTGAAGACCTGGCAGATTATTTCTGTCAGCAATATAGCAGCTATCCTCTCACAGTGCTTCAGCCTCCTACATAA